The following are encoded together in the Brassica napus cultivar Da-Ae chromosome A9, Da-Ae, whole genome shotgun sequence genome:
- the LOC106366604 gene encoding LOW QUALITY PROTEIN: 4-substituted benzoates-glutamate ligase GH3.12 (The sequence of the model RefSeq protein was modified relative to this genomic sequence to represent the inferred CDS: deleted 1 base in 1 codon) yields the protein MELMNLTTNVKQIQDDVLKEILTLNANTEYLRGYIHGSSDKELFKKNVPVVSYDDVKPYIQRVASGEPSNVISGKPITRFLLSSGTSGGKQKIFPVNNKFFEDMAFIYALRSFLISKHTEGDEKGKVVMLFFAREQSISPCGLPISTSVTGYLLSDSFKNRPSNCFTSPDEVMLCPDLKQTMYCHLLCGLRQRGEVVAVAASFASSLVGAITFLESYWKEICNNIRSGHVSEWITDLSCRDAVTNILGGGNSELADKIEEECNKTSWKGIIPRLWPNVKFIQSIVTGQNSQYIPMLEFYSNKVHLFSPAYGSSETMFGVNVNPLCKPEDVSYTFMPNISYFEFILADKGNEGEIVDLVNVEIGSYYEPLITNYYGLHRYRMGDILQVSGFYNNAPQFRFVGRKNLVLSVNLEVTTEEDILKALNNATLVLQRSDLLLMGFTSYADISTLPGHYIFYWELKAKNISDIVKPDNKVLVECCCVMEESLSALYREIRSKDGSIGPLEIRIVQQGTFNSLMEFSISQGASPSQYKTPMCIKSSEALVVLDNNVLARFFSDKSPPF from the exons ATGGAGCTAATGAACTTAACAACAAACGTGAAGCAAATACAAGATGATGTATTAAAGGAGATACTTACACTTAATGCTAACACAGAGTATCTCAGAGGCTATATTCATGGAAGTTCTGACAAAGAGTTATTCAAGAAGAACGTACCGGTCGTAAGCTACGATGATGTTAAGCCATATATCCAACGTGTCGCGAGTGGAGAACCTTCGAATGTCATTTCTGGAAAACCCATTACTAGATTTCTATTGAG CTCTGGAACTTCTGGAGGGAAACAGAAGATCTTCCCTGTTAACAACAAGTTCTTTGAGGACATGGCATTTATCTACGCTTTACGCTCATTCCTTATATCAAA GCATACTGAAGGTGACGAAAAGGGAAAGGTGGTAATGTTGTTTTTCGCCAGAGAGCAGTCTATAAGTCCATGTGGTTTGCCCATTTCTACTTCCGTTACAGGCTATTTATTGAGTGACAGTTTCAAGAACCGGCCTTCAAATTGTTTTACAAGCCCTGACGAAGTGATGTTGTGTCCAGATCTCAAACAGACTATGTACTGCCATCTTCTTTGCGGTCTTCGTCAGAGAGGCGAAGTTGTGGCTGTGGCTGCTAGCTTTGCTTCTTCTTTGGTTGGAGCAATCACTTTTCTTGAGAGCTACTGGAAAGAAATCTGTAACAATATCCGGTCTGGCCATGTTAGCGAGTGGATCACCGACCTTAGTTGCAGAGACGCTGTTACTAACATCCTAGGAGGGGGTAATTCCGAATTAGCAGATAAGATTGAAGAAGAATGCAACAAAACATCTTGGAAAGGTATAATCCCACGTCTTTGGCCTAATGTGAAATTCATCCAAAGCATTGTTACAGGACAAAATTCTCAATACATTCCAATGTTAGAGTTTTACTCCAACAAAGTGCATTTGTTCTCCCCCGCATACGGATCTTCTGAAACAATGTTTGGGGTGAATGTGAATCCCTTATGCAAACCAGAAGATGTATCATATACTTTTATGCCCAACATATCCTACTTTGAGTTCATACTTGCTGACAAAGGAAATGAAGGTGAAATTGTTGATCTTGTGAATGTCGAGATTGGGTCCTACTATGAGCCATTGATCACAAACTATTACG GTTTACACAGATATAGAATGGGAGATATTCTACAAGTGTCTGGATTTTACAATAATGCACCTCAATTTAGGTTCGTAGGCAGAAAAAATTTGGTTCTAAGCGTCAACTTGGAAGTCACAACTGAAGAAGACATTTTAAAGGCGTTGAATAATGCAACACTCGTTCTTCAACGTTCAGATTTACTATTGATGGGATTCACATCCTATGCTGATATCTCCACTCTTCCAGGTCACTACATTTTTTACTGGGAACTCAAAGCCAAAAACATCAGTGACATTGTTAAACCTGATAACAAAGTATTGGTGGAATGTTGTTGTGTAATGGAGGAATCATTAAGTGCTCTTTATCGGGAGATAAGGAGTAAAGATGGATCAATTGGACCTCTAGAGATCAGGATTGTGCAGCAAGGAACATTTAACTCTCTGATGGAGTTTTCCATCTCTCAAGGTGCTTCGCCATCTCAGTACAAGACTCCTATGTGCATCAAGTCTTCTGAAGCCTTAGTGGTTCTTGATAATAATGTTCTTGCTCGC TTTTTCAGTGATAAGTCCCCTCCTTTCTGA
- the LOC106434255 gene encoding probable pectinesterase 29 — protein sequence MADKAWFYGCSFISVQDTLADFVGRHYFKNCYIEGAIDFIWGGGQSIYEKCVIYVKGMTKDEMVEGGAMLPGFITAQGRQSEQDTSGFVFKYCAIKGDGTAFLGRAYRGYSRVVFYATSMSNVVVPQGWDAWLNKGEEDKITFAEVNCTGEGANKQGRAAWQKNLSATDVDFLVNPNTFIDRDSWIFTLPYSLVSLYSPSSIQ from the exons ATGGCGGACAAGGCGTGGTTCTATGGCTGCAGTTTCATCAGTGTCCAAGACACACTGGCTGACTTTGTCGGCCGTCATTACTTCAAAAACTGTTACATCGAAGGAGCCATTGATTTTATATGGGGAGGAGGCCAATCTATATACGAa AAATGCGTGATATATGTTAAAGGAATGACAAAAGATGAAATGGTGGAAGGCGGAGCAATGTTACCGGGATTCATAACCGCGCAAGGGAGGCAAAGCGAGCAAGACACAAGTGGATTTGTGTTCAAATACTGCGCGATTAAAGGAGATGGAACGGCGTTCTTGGGAAGAGCTTACCGAGGCTACTCTAGAGTTGTCTTTTATGCAACCAGCATGTCTAATGTCGTTGTTCCTCAAGGATGGGATGCTTGGCTTAATAAAGGCGAAGA AGATAAAATTACATTTGCGGAGGTAAATTGTACGGGAGAAGGAGCGAATAAGCAAGGAAGAGCTGCATGGCAGAAGAATCTTTCTGCTACAGATGTTGATTTTCTTGTAAACCCCAACACTTTCATTGATAGAGATAGTTGGATCTTCACACTTCCTTATTCTCTTGTTTCTTTATATTCACCATCTTCCATTCAGTAA
- the LOC106366603 gene encoding uncharacterized protein LOC106366603, which translates to MPLTKLVPDAFGVLTISLVLLLTLLGLLCIAYSFYFQSHVRKHGFLQLGYFSGPWIIRIAFILFAICWAVGEILRLSLFRYHRRILSGLDLRWQENVCKWYTVSNLGFAEPCLFLTLMFLLRAPLKMESGGALSGKWNRNTACYIVLYCVPMLALQLAVVLSESRLNGGSGSYVNLPPSFTRTYSQVIIDGEEVALCVYPLLSTVILGVFAAVLTAYLFWLGRQILKLVINKRLQKRVYTLIFSVSCFLPLRIITLCLSVLTKADRIGFEALSFLAFLSLFCLSVVSICLLVYFPVSDSMALRGLRDVEEEDDRTVTEERSGALLLGPQTDDSLSLRGRRDSRSSSQERYVELSLFLEAEN; encoded by the coding sequence ATGCCCCTGACCAAATTAGTTCCCGATGCATTCGGCGTGCTGACCATCTCTCTAGTCCTTCTCCTCACCCTCCTCGGTCTCCTCTGCATCGCTTACTCTTTCTACTTCCAGTCTCACGTTCGTAAACACGGATTTCTCCAGCTTGGTTACTTCAGCGGCCCTTGGATCATCCGTATCGCTTTCATCCTCTTCGCTATCTGCTGGGCTGTCGGAGAGATTCTCCGTTTGAGTTTGTTTCGGTATCACAGGAGGATACTGAGCGGGTTGGATCTCAGATGGCAAGAGAACGTCTGCAAGTGGTACACCGTCTCGAATCTAGGGTTTGCGGAGCCTTGCCTCTTTCTCACGCTCATGTTCCTTCTGCGCGCTCCTCTCAAGATGGAGTCTGGGGGCGCTCTGAGCGGGAAGTGGAACAGGAACACCGCTTGTTACATCGTTCTATACTGTGTCCCTATGCTCGCTCTTCAACTCGCGGTTGTTTTATCCGAGTCGCGCCTAAACGGTGGTAGCGGCTCTTATGTAAACCTGCCGCCAAGCTTCACGAGGACCTATTCCCAAGTTATTATCGATGGGGAAGAGGTCGCGTTGTGCGTTTATCCTCTCCTGAGTACTGTCATCCTCGGCGTGTTTGCGGCCGTGCTAACAGCTTACTTGTTCTGGCTAGGGAGGCAGATACTGAAGCTGGTGATTAACAAGCGTCTGCAGAAGAGAGTCTACACTTTGATATTCTCCGTCTCGTGTTTCCTTCCGTTGAGGATTATTACGCTCTGTTTGTCAGTACTAACAAAGGCGGATAGGATCGGGTTCGAAGCGCTTTCTTTCTTGGCGTTCCTCTCCCTCTTCTGCTTGTCCGTTGTTTCCATTTGCTTGCTTGTCTACTTCCCGGTCTCGGATTCTATGGCGCTGAGAGGTCTAAGGGAtgtggaggaagaagatgataggACTGTGACGGAAGAAAGAAGTGGTGCTCTGTTGCTTGGACCGCAGACCGATGATAGCTTGAGCTTAAGAGGCCGGAGAGACTCGAGGTCTTCTTCGCAGGAGAGGTATGTGGAACTCAGCCTATTTCTTGAAGCTGAGAACTAA